Proteins found in one Takifugu rubripes chromosome 15, fTakRub1.2, whole genome shotgun sequence genomic segment:
- the gltpd2b gene encoding glycolipid transfer protein domain-containing protein 2 — MFFRMGVKSKAAVAIVVLLLLLGSLWLQGGLDYQWESCLKGYDQQNKHHHLHNSSGPTAPGGTHVLKECLGQNFQVSMLLSHLLASPAYSSDVLMQPYLSSWDELVKFMGALGPVVGLISKEIQTKTNVIRELALLSEKSPEAEMVPDEHLRGRNSQDAIQSGLDPLNHNRAYHSVHSMIQSELNRGVVDFHRPTDSGCRTLLRLHRALLWLRLFLEKLAEMSESGRLRSPAELCRESYQNTLSKHHTWLVRRAAELAFIAMPERGFFFRLVCVGNQQELNVVLTKVVRAIDEVYNRTQKALEENGMLDLP, encoded by the exons AGGGAGGTTTGGATTACCAGTGGGAATCTTGTTTAAAAGGTTACGATCAGCAAAACAAG CATCACCACTTACACAACAGCAGTGGGCCCACTGCGCCTGGGGGCACCCACGTTCTGAAGGAGTGCCTGGGACAGAACTTCCAGGTGTCGATGCTACTTTCCCACCTGCTGGCTTCACCGGCCTACAGCTCTGACGTGCTGATGCAGCCATATTTGTCCAGCTGGGATGAGCTCGTCAA ATTTATGGGTGCTCTGGGTCCAGTGGTGGGACTGATATCCAAAGAAATACAAACCAAGACCAATGTTATCCGTGAGCTGGCCCTGTTGTCTGAGAAGAGCCCCGAAGCAGAGATGGTCCCAGATGAACACCTGAGAGGTCGGAACAGTCAGGATGCAATTCAGTCCGGGCTGGATCCCTTGAACCACAATCGTGCCTATCACTCAGTGCATTCCATGATCCAGTCAGAGCTGAACCGAGGTGTGGTGGACTTTCACCGCCCGACGGACTCTGGGTGCAGGACTCTTCTGCGTCTGCATCGTGCGCTGCTTTGGCTCAGGCTCTTCCTGGAGAAACTGGCTGAGATGTCAGAGTCGGGCCGACTCAGGAGCCCCGCCGAGCTCTGCCGCGAGTCCTACCAAAACACGCTCTCAAAGCACCACACCTGGTTAGTCCGCAGGGCCGCCGAGCTGGCCTTCATCGCCATGCCCGAGCGGGGCTTCTTTTTCAGGCTGGTGTGCGTGGGGAACCAGCAGGAACTGAATGTGGTGCTGACAAAAGTGGTCCGAGCCATCGATGAGGTTTATAACAGGACGCAGAAAGCCTTGGAGGAAAACGGCATGCTGGACTTGCCGTAG